One Pseudomonas sp. MM213 genomic window, GCTGCTCGATGCTGAGCACGTCCAGGTAGTTGCCGATGCCGGAACCGTACCGCTGGACCACGGTGTTGTAAGAATCCTGGGCAATGTCGGTGGCGTGCTGCTGAGCGCCGATCTGCCGGCCGATGTCACGCAACTGGTTGATGGTGTCGCTGACATCACCGAGGGCTTTCACCAGGCTTTTGTTGTACTGCGCAACGGCGAGGTCGTAATCGGCGTCGCGGGCATCGAGGTCGGCGCGCAGGCGGCCGCCGTCGAAAATCGGCAGGGAAATGGTCGGTGCGATGTTGAAGAATCGACTGGCCGACCCGAACATCGCATCACCCAGCAACGATTCGGCACCGGCCGCCGCGCTGAGGTTCAGGTTGGGATAGAACCGGGTCTTGCCGGCGTCGATGTTCTTGCTGGCCGCCTCGACCCGCCAGCGCGCGGCCACCAGATCGGGACGACGACCGAGCAACTCGGCGGGCAGGACCGACGGCAATGCGACGGCGCTGGCCTGTAAAATCTTCGGCCGGGCGATTTCGTTGCCGCGATCCGGGCCTTTGCCAAGCAAGACCGCCAAGGCGATTTTCGCGCTTTGCAGGCGTTTCTCGGCGTCGATCAGGCTGGCTTCAGACGTGGCTTCCAGGCTTTCGGTTTGCTGGAACTGGTACTGGCTGTCGATCCCGGAACTCAGGCGACGCTGGCTCAGGTCGAGCATTTGCCGGGTGCGCTTGAGGTCTTCGTTGGCGAGGTCATAAACGATGTGCGCCTGCCCCAGATCGCTGTAGGCGCGGGCGACGTCGGCAGACAGCGTCAACTGCGCGGCCTGCTGATCGACTTCGGCAGCGCGGGCCTGGCCCAACGCGGCTTCCCAGGCGTCGCGCTGACCGCCCCAGAGGTCGAAGTTGTAGTTGAAACTGGCACCGATGTTGCGCACGGTCGAGTAGGCATCGCCCTCGCCTCTCGGGTCTTGATCCCGGGCCAGACGCGAACGGCTGACGCCGGCGCTGGCATCGAGGGTCGGCATCCGCGCAGCGTCGGCGGCATACGCAGCGGCACTGGCCTGATGGGCGCGGGCGTCGGCGATCTGCATGTCGGGGCTGTCGTGCAGGGCTTCGCGAATCAGACCGTCGAGCTGCGGGTCGCCGAGGCTTTTCCACCAGTCGCTTTTCGGCCAGGCCGCAGGCGACAGGGTCACGCCGCTGAGGGATTGCCCGGCCTTGAGGGTTTTCGCATCGAGGCTTTTGCCTTCGGTGGTCAGGCCGCTGTAGC contains:
- a CDS encoding efflux transporter outer membrane subunit, producing the protein MSSKTLRAGLSLVLAAMTLAGCASYSGLTTEGKSLDAKTLKAGQSLSGVTLSPAAWPKSDWWKSLGDPQLDGLIREALHDSPDMQIADARAHQASAAAYAADAARMPTLDASAGVSRSRLARDQDPRGEGDAYSTVRNIGASFNYNFDLWGGQRDAWEAALGQARAAEVDQQAAQLTLSADVARAYSDLGQAHIVYDLANEDLKRTRQMLDLSQRRLSSGIDSQYQFQQTESLEATSEASLIDAEKRLQSAKIALAVLLGKGPDRGNEIARPKILQASAVALPSVLPAELLGRRPDLVAARWRVEAASKNIDAGKTRFYPNLNLSAAAGAESLLGDAMFGSASRFFNIAPTISLPIFDGGRLRADLDARDADYDLAVAQYNKSLVKALGDVSDTINQLRDIGRQIGAQQHATDIAQDSYNTVVQRYGSGIGNYLDVLSIEQQLLQAQRQLANLNAEQIDLSIQLMQALGGGFQGETLTAANATPATQHN